Proteins encoded by one window of Ulvibacter sp. MAR_2010_11:
- a CDS encoding glycosyl hydrolase encodes MNAIQRTLPVLLSILCFGIFSETITAQTYDKALYEAVEYRLIGPFRGGRSAAVTGVPGKPNLFYFGATGGGIWETKDGGRHWKNISDGFFGGSIGAIEVAEDDHNVIYVGGGEKTVRGNVSSGYGIWKTENAGKTWKQMGLENGRHIPRISVHPKDHNIVYAAVLGNIYKPTQDRGVYKSTDGGKTWKKTLFVNENAGAVDLQMDPNNPRILYAATWNVRRTPYSLSSGGEGSALWKSTDSGENWKEISKNKGFPTDTLGIIGVTVSPANSDRVWAIVENKEKGGVYRSDDGGDTWANTNDERKLRQRAWYYTRIYADSKDENVVYVLNVNYHKSTDGGKTFDSYDTPHGDHHDLWVAPENPDRIIVGDDGGAQITYDGGKTWSTYYNQPTSQFYRVTTDNSFPYRIYAAQQDNSTIRIRHRNEGWSIDEDDWEETAGGESAHIAVDPEDNDIVYGGSYDGFLTRYNHDKGTVRSVSVWPDNPMGHGAEDMKYRFQWNFPIFFSPHNPNKLYTASNHLHATTNEGESWDVISPDLTRNDPTKLKSSGGPITQDNTSVEYYCTIFAAAESPVTAGVIWTGSDDGLVHVTRNGGQSWENVSPKGMPEWMMINSVEPSVFDAGTCYIAGTRYKLGDFAPYLYKTTDFGKTWKKITNGINEEHFTRVLREDPKRKGLLYAGTETGMYISFDDGANWQSFQLNLPIVPITDLAVKENNLIVATQGRSLWIIDDLTVFHQLASAKGKDNYLFKPKDTYRMSGNSRKGSLTRGTNHPEGVMTYFFLKDSTDQEVKLSYLTVANDTLKTFSTKGKEGEKLEVKKGANYHSWDLRGKGAERLKGMILWWASTEAPQVVPGQYKVVLTVGEQSYSQSLSILPDGNAETDIAGMQRQFDFITDVNTTVDKAHKSIKKIRNINAQLEAFQKQYKDNEAVKDLVEKAKNLSEKFGDIEKALYQTKNKSGQDPLNFPIKLTNKLGHLNSLVGMDDFPPTQQDIEVKNELTQQINVELEKFDTLVSEEIESFNTSFNSMNLNYLFIEEEKE; translated from the coding sequence ATGAACGCTATCCAACGAACCCTTCCGGTACTACTATCTATTTTATGCTTCGGAATATTTTCAGAAACAATTACCGCTCAAACCTATGACAAAGCACTATACGAAGCCGTGGAATACCGCCTTATCGGACCGTTCCGTGGTGGCCGAAGCGCAGCCGTAACCGGTGTCCCCGGCAAACCCAATCTTTTTTATTTTGGTGCTACCGGTGGCGGAATTTGGGAAACCAAGGACGGAGGAAGACACTGGAAGAATATTTCGGATGGTTTTTTTGGAGGTTCCATTGGTGCCATCGAAGTGGCCGAAGACGATCATAATGTAATTTATGTGGGTGGTGGTGAAAAAACCGTGAGAGGGAATGTTTCTTCCGGTTATGGTATCTGGAAAACTGAAAATGCCGGAAAGACCTGGAAACAAATGGGCCTTGAAAACGGCCGTCATATTCCAAGAATATCGGTGCATCCAAAGGACCATAATATTGTATACGCAGCCGTTTTGGGAAATATCTACAAACCCACCCAGGATCGCGGAGTATACAAAAGCACCGATGGCGGAAAAACCTGGAAAAAAACACTGTTTGTAAATGAAAATGCCGGTGCAGTCGATCTACAAATGGATCCTAACAACCCGCGAATCTTATATGCGGCTACCTGGAATGTACGTCGGACGCCCTATAGTCTAAGCAGTGGAGGTGAAGGCTCAGCACTTTGGAAAAGTACCGACAGTGGTGAAAATTGGAAAGAAATTTCAAAAAATAAGGGCTTTCCAACCGATACCTTAGGAATTATTGGAGTTACCGTTTCACCTGCAAACAGTGACCGCGTATGGGCCATTGTTGAAAACAAGGAAAAAGGAGGTGTATATCGCAGTGATGACGGAGGGGATACCTGGGCGAACACGAATGATGAACGTAAATTACGCCAAAGAGCCTGGTATTATACCCGAATCTATGCCGATTCTAAGGACGAAAACGTGGTGTATGTCTTAAATGTGAATTATCATAAAAGTACCGATGGCGGAAAAACCTTCGACAGCTACGATACACCCCACGGAGATCATCACGATTTATGGGTAGCTCCCGAAAACCCCGATAGAATTATAGTCGGGGACGATGGCGGGGCGCAAATTACGTATGATGGGGGAAAAACATGGAGTACTTATTACAATCAGCCTACCTCACAGTTTTATCGTGTTACGACGGACAACTCTTTCCCCTATCGAATTTATGCTGCGCAACAGGACAATTCGACCATCCGAATTCGACATAGAAACGAAGGCTGGAGTATAGACGAAGACGACTGGGAAGAGACAGCCGGAGGAGAAAGTGCACATATCGCTGTAGATCCTGAAGATAACGATATTGTCTACGGAGGGAGCTACGACGGATTTTTAACCCGTTACAATCACGATAAAGGAACGGTTCGCAGTGTAAGCGTTTGGCCCGACAATCCGATGGGACATGGGGCAGAGGATATGAAATACCGTTTTCAATGGAATTTCCCTATTTTCTTCTCACCGCACAATCCGAATAAATTGTACACAGCGTCGAATCATTTGCACGCCACCACCAATGAAGGAGAGAGCTGGGATGTAATTAGCCCCGATCTCACCCGAAATGATCCCACAAAGCTAAAATCTTCGGGAGGACCCATTACACAAGATAACACATCGGTGGAGTACTACTGTACTATTTTCGCAGCAGCCGAATCACCCGTCACTGCCGGAGTTATCTGGACCGGAAGTGATGATGGTCTGGTGCATGTTACTCGTAACGGCGGACAAAGCTGGGAGAATGTTTCGCCAAAAGGCATGCCCGAATGGATGATGATTAACAGTGTAGAGCCTTCGGTTTTTGATGCAGGAACCTGTTATATAGCCGGAACCCGTTATAAATTGGGCGATTTTGCTCCCTATTTATATAAAACAACCGATTTTGGGAAAACATGGAAAAAAATCACCAATGGTATCAATGAGGAGCATTTTACACGTGTTCTTCGGGAAGACCCAAAACGAAAAGGATTGCTCTATGCAGGTACCGAAACCGGAATGTATATTTCATTCGATGATGGCGCCAACTGGCAATCGTTTCAGCTAAACCTTCCCATTGTTCCTATTACCGATCTCGCCGTTAAAGAAAACAACCTTATTGTTGCTACTCAGGGAAGAAGTCTTTGGATAATTGATGATTTGACTGTATTTCATCAATTGGCTTCAGCAAAAGGAAAGGATAACTACCTTTTTAAACCCAAGGATACCTACAGAATGAGTGGGAATTCCCGAAAGGGATCTCTTACCAGAGGAACAAATCATCCGGAAGGGGTGATGACCTATTTCTTTCTGAAAGATTCGACAGACCAGGAAGTAAAATTAAGCTATCTCACCGTTGCCAACGATACCCTTAAAACTTTTAGCACAAAAGGAAAAGAAGGAGAAAAACTGGAGGTAAAAAAAGGGGCAAATTATCATAGTTGGGATTTGCGAGGCAAAGGAGCCGAACGATTAAAGGGAATGATCTTATGGTGGGCCAGTACCGAAGCGCCTCAGGTAGTTCCCGGGCAGTACAAGGTAGTTCTAACAGTTGGAGAACAGTCGTATTCACAATCCCTTAGCATTTTACCCGATGGCAATGCCGAAACAGATATCGCCGGAATGCAGCGTCAATTCGACTTTATTACCGACGTAAATACTACAGTGGATAAGGCGCATAAGTCCATCAAAAAGATTCGGAATATAAACGCACAGTTGGAAGCCTTTCAGAAACAGTACAAAGACAACGAAGCTGTAAAAGATCTGGTAGAAAAGGCGAAAAACCTGAGCGAAAAATTTGGCGACATCGAAAAAGCGCTGTACCAAACTAAAAACAAGAGCGGCCAAGATCCGTTGAATTTCCCCATAAAACTTACCAATAAATTGGGGCATTTAAACAGTCTGGTTGGCATGGACGATTTTCCGCCAACACAACAAGATATAGAGGTAAAGAATGAATTAACCCAGCAAATTAATGTTGAACTTGAGAAATTTGACACCTTGGTTTCGGAAGAAATTGAAAGTTTTAACACCTCTTTCAATAGCATGAATTTAAATTATTTATTTATTGAAGAGGAAAAGGAATAA
- a CDS encoding MATE family efflux transporter, translating into MAKTRKSNTLGTDPISKLLVRQAVPASIGILVMSLNMIVDTIFVGRWIGPLAISAITVVIPVTFFIGAIGLSIGIGGSSVLSRALGSGNETKALRVFGNQITLTFLSSGLLAVLGLVFQDYLIEFFGADESFKDLALTYYRIVMYGIVMLSMCMMGNNVIRAEGKPKFAMYAMMLPAIANIFMDYILINVFDFGMEGAAWATFISYFICFAFILWFFIYESELRLRWESFKLQKKLVSEISSLSFVTLARQGTIAVLTILLNNVLITHGDALDVASYGIISRLLMFALFPVIGVNQGFLPIAGYNYGAEKYERVRESINTSIKYSGALALFIFAIIMIFPTHLVSVFISNNNALDTETIAYNAEILHRTPDALRWVFAATPVIVIQLIGASYFQAIGRAVPALLLSLTKQGFFLIPLVLILPQFFGVWGVWLSFPIADVLSTILTGYFLNKEVRKMVR; encoded by the coding sequence ATGGCCAAAACAAGAAAATCCAATACCCTCGGAACCGACCCCATTAGTAAATTACTGGTACGTCAAGCGGTTCCGGCTTCCATCGGAATTTTGGTGATGTCACTCAACATGATTGTGGACACCATCTTTGTAGGGAGATGGATTGGGCCTTTGGCGATTTCTGCAATTACCGTAGTAATTCCCGTAACCTTTTTTATTGGAGCCATTGGTTTGTCTATTGGAATTGGGGGAAGTTCGGTGCTGTCGCGAGCCCTTGGATCCGGTAATGAAACCAAGGCATTACGCGTATTTGGGAATCAAATAACGCTTACCTTTTTAAGTTCCGGTTTACTGGCAGTACTCGGACTCGTATTTCAGGATTATTTAATTGAATTTTTTGGAGCCGACGAGTCGTTTAAAGATTTGGCACTCACCTATTACCGCATAGTGATGTACGGAATTGTGATGCTTTCCATGTGTATGATGGGAAATAACGTGATTCGTGCCGAAGGCAAACCCAAATTTGCCATGTATGCCATGATGCTTCCGGCCATTGCCAATATTTTTATGGATTACATTTTAATAAATGTGTTCGATTTTGGGATGGAAGGAGCCGCCTGGGCAACGTTTATTAGTTACTTTATATGTTTTGCCTTTATACTTTGGTTTTTTATTTATGAAAGTGAGTTACGATTGCGTTGGGAATCTTTTAAACTTCAGAAAAAATTAGTTTCAGAAATAAGCAGTCTTAGCTTTGTAACCCTTGCCAGACAAGGAACCATTGCGGTATTGACAATTTTACTGAACAACGTCTTAATTACCCATGGCGATGCGCTCGATGTGGCTTCCTACGGAATTATTAGTAGACTCCTCATGTTTGCTCTCTTCCCGGTTATTGGTGTAAATCAGGGATTCTTGCCTATAGCCGGCTATAATTACGGCGCCGAAAAATACGAACGCGTACGGGAATCCATCAACACCTCCATTAAGTATTCGGGTGCTTTGGCATTGTTTATTTTTGCGATTATTATGATTTTCCCAACGCATTTAGTTTCGGTTTTTATCAGTAATAACAATGCACTGGATACTGAAACGATAGCCTATAATGCCGAAATCTTACACAGAACTCCGGATGCATTGCGTTGGGTCTTTGCCGCAACCCCTGTTATTGTTATTCAGTTGATTGGAGCCTCCTATTTTCAAGCCATTGGAAGGGCAGTTCCCGCCTTATTATTGAGTCTTACTAAGCAAGGTTTTTTCTTAATTCCACTGGTATTAATTCTTCCGCAGTTTTTTGGCGTTTGGGGCGTTTGGCTTTCCTTTCCCATTGCCGATGTACTTTCCACCATCCTCACCGGCTACTTTTTAAACAAAGAGGTTCGAAAAATGGTGCGTTAA
- the hemH gene encoding ferrochelatase encodes MKGVLLVNLGSPDSTQPKDVKKYLDEFLMDPRVIDVPRWARILLVRGIILNTRPKQSAAAYKRIWWEEGSPLIVISQRLQKKIQQRTTIPVALAMRYGSMTLQKGLQELADKGVTEVLVIPLYPQFAMATTETIEVAIEKLQKMYFPQMEITSVPAFYKKPDYIDVLSGSISETLKSFDYEHILFSYHGVPERHIRKSDITQSHCKINAACCATPSPAHQFCYRHQCLKTTSLVAEKLGLKEGTYSTSFQSRLGFDPWLLPYTDRTIERLGKAGIKKLVVVTPAFVSDCLETLEEIAMEGEEIFHEVGGKEFTTVPCLNDRDDWADVLTGWIDHWRIVDTKSAIA; translated from the coding sequence ATGAAAGGAGTTCTCCTTGTCAATTTGGGGTCACCGGACAGTACCCAACCCAAAGACGTAAAAAAATACCTCGATGAATTTTTAATGGATCCTCGTGTTATTGATGTACCGCGTTGGGCGAGAATTTTATTGGTACGTGGAATTATTCTGAATACCCGCCCCAAGCAGTCGGCTGCAGCCTATAAACGAATCTGGTGGGAAGAAGGCTCCCCATTGATTGTTATTTCACAACGACTTCAGAAAAAAATTCAGCAGAGAACCACTATTCCGGTTGCCTTAGCCATGCGTTACGGCAGTATGACACTGCAGAAAGGGCTTCAGGAATTGGCAGATAAAGGAGTAACCGAAGTATTGGTAATTCCGTTATATCCTCAATTTGCGATGGCAACCACCGAAACTATTGAGGTGGCGATCGAAAAGCTTCAGAAAATGTACTTTCCACAGATGGAAATCACTTCAGTGCCCGCATTTTATAAAAAGCCCGATTATATCGACGTGCTTTCCGGAAGCATTTCAGAAACCCTGAAAAGCTTCGATTATGAGCATATTCTTTTTAGTTATCACGGAGTGCCCGAACGACACATCCGTAAAAGCGATATCACGCAATCCCATTGTAAGATTAACGCAGCCTGCTGCGCAACCCCTTCTCCTGCGCACCAGTTTTGTTATCGCCACCAATGTTTGAAGACAACTTCTCTAGTCGCAGAAAAACTGGGGCTGAAAGAAGGAACTTATTCGACATCGTTCCAATCACGGCTGGGCTTCGACCCATGGTTATTACCCTATACTGACAGAACCATTGAGCGGCTTGGCAAGGCAGGAATAAAAAAATTGGTCGTTGTAACGCCTGCATTTGTTAGCGACTGCCTGGAAACACTGGAAGAAATTGCCATGGAAGGAGAAGAAATTTTCCACGAAGTGGGAGGAAAGGAATTTACCACCGTTCCTTGTTTAAACGATCGTGACGACTGGGCCGATGTACTTACCGGCTGGATCGATCACTGGAGAATCGTAGATACAAAAAGTGCGATAGCCTAA
- a CDS encoding AraC family transcriptional regulator, which translates to MEIEKSIAQRFYEEEVVEEGFFILKFNNETHDTQLFKREVSSHFIQFHFCIKGSASFSFNDGNYRLPLREDNSLLLYNPQRDLPLHLTISANSWVLSLLLPIKKFHGLFSREANYITFLSDENKDRKYYRDGAISPSMSIVLNQLLNYNLHPSIKPLYFKAKAYELLSLYFNRPADGDIEQCPFLADEVNVTKIKKAKEIIIARMSEPPTLQQLADEINIPINKLKEGFKQIYGDSVFSFLFDYKMEVARQLLATGTHNVNEVGLKVGYSTASHFISSFKKKFGTTPKKYLMSLSA; encoded by the coding sequence ATGGAAATTGAAAAAAGTATCGCTCAAAGATTTTACGAAGAAGAGGTTGTCGAAGAGGGTTTTTTTATACTAAAATTTAATAATGAAACCCATGATACCCAGTTATTTAAACGAGAAGTAAGTTCGCATTTTATACAGTTTCACTTTTGTATCAAAGGGTCGGCAAGTTTTAGCTTTAACGATGGGAATTACAGACTTCCGCTTAGGGAAGACAATTCACTTCTTTTGTACAATCCACAGCGAGACCTTCCTTTGCATTTAACGATAAGTGCCAATTCCTGGGTGCTGTCACTATTACTTCCTATTAAAAAATTTCACGGCTTATTTTCGCGTGAAGCCAACTATATCACCTTTTTAAGTGATGAAAATAAAGACCGAAAATACTATAGAGACGGAGCTATTTCACCGTCTATGTCTATTGTCCTCAATCAATTGCTGAATTACAACCTCCATCCATCCATTAAACCTCTGTACTTTAAGGCTAAGGCATACGAGTTATTAAGTCTTTATTTTAATCGGCCTGCCGATGGCGATATTGAACAATGTCCGTTCTTGGCAGATGAGGTGAATGTGACTAAAATTAAAAAAGCCAAAGAGATTATAATTGCCAGAATGTCCGAGCCGCCCACGCTACAGCAGTTGGCAGATGAAATCAACATTCCCATTAACAAACTGAAAGAAGGTTTTAAGCAAATTTACGGGGATTCGGTTTTTAGTTTTTTGTTCGACTATAAGATGGAAGTAGCGCGACAATTATTGGCTACAGGCACACACAATGTGAATGAAGTGGGACTGAAAGTGGGTTATAGCACCGCAAGTCACTTTATTTCGTCCTTTAAAAAGAAATTCGGAACGACTCCCAAAAAATATTTGATGAGTCTTTCGGCATAA
- the hemA gene encoding glutamyl-tRNA reductase: protein MKNNGTQLNSVMTEGNFYAIGLNYKKADAETRGHFSISETAKKNILLQAKEEGISSLSVISTCNRTELYGVAQHPFQLIKLLCEHTQGTVEEFEKVAYVHKSKAAVSHLFKVGTGLDSQILGDFEIICQLRNGFRQSKKLGLMDPFLERLANAVIQASKRIKNETEISTGATSVSFAAVQYIMARVPYVSEKNILLFGTGKIGRNTCENLIKHTKNEHITVINRTKIKAEKIAGKFNLIVKDYADIQSEIAHSDVLVVATGAQQPTISKELLFLKKPLLILDLSIPKNVSEDVTKNELVTLVHLDNLASVTDKTLEHRASQIPRAEVIIREIETEFNLWAENRKFAPTIKALKAKLAEIKSGEIDFQRKKIADFNESQAEIISNRIIQKITTHFANHLKDDAVSTPASIELIKQVFQLSSSES, encoded by the coding sequence ATGAAAAATAACGGTACGCAACTTAATTCTGTAATGACTGAAGGAAATTTTTACGCTATAGGCCTTAATTACAAAAAGGCGGATGCAGAAACCAGAGGGCATTTCAGTATTTCCGAAACTGCAAAAAAGAACATTCTGCTTCAGGCGAAGGAAGAAGGAATTTCATCGCTTAGCGTTATTTCAACCTGCAACCGTACCGAATTATACGGCGTTGCACAACATCCTTTTCAGCTTATAAAATTACTCTGCGAACACACCCAGGGCACCGTCGAGGAATTCGAAAAGGTTGCCTATGTCCATAAAAGTAAGGCTGCAGTTTCCCACCTCTTTAAAGTAGGCACCGGACTTGACAGTCAGATTCTAGGCGATTTTGAGATTATATGTCAGTTGCGAAACGGCTTCCGGCAGTCGAAAAAATTAGGTTTGATGGATCCTTTTCTGGAACGATTGGCAAATGCGGTCATTCAGGCGAGCAAACGCATTAAAAACGAAACCGAAATTTCAACAGGCGCCACTTCAGTGAGTTTTGCCGCGGTACAGTATATCATGGCGCGTGTTCCCTATGTTTCAGAAAAAAATATCCTGCTCTTCGGAACCGGTAAAATTGGACGGAACACCTGCGAAAATCTAATAAAACACACCAAAAACGAACATATTACGGTTATAAATCGGACTAAAATTAAGGCCGAAAAAATTGCCGGAAAGTTTAATCTTATTGTCAAAGATTACGCCGATATCCAGAGTGAAATTGCACATAGCGATGTGTTGGTCGTGGCCACAGGGGCACAGCAACCTACTATTTCGAAAGAATTGTTGTTTCTAAAAAAACCCTTACTTATTCTCGACTTGTCCATTCCGAAGAACGTCTCAGAAGATGTCACTAAAAATGAATTGGTCACTCTGGTTCATTTAGACAATCTTGCTTCAGTAACCGATAAAACACTTGAACACAGGGCTTCTCAAATTCCCCGGGCAGAAGTTATCATCCGTGAAATCGAAACAGAATTCAATCTCTGGGCCGAAAATCGCAAATTTGCACCTACTATCAAAGCTTTAAAAGCCAAACTCGCCGAAATTAAATCGGGTGAAATTGATTTTCAGCGTAAAAAAATAGCCGATTTTAACGAATCACAGGCCGAAATTATCAGCAATCGTATAATTCAAAAAATCACAACCCATTTTGCCAATCATTTAAAGGACGATGCTGTTTCAACTCCTGCCAGTATCGAACTTATTAAACAAGTCTTCCAACTTTCAAGTTCAGAATCGTGA
- the hemC gene encoding hydroxymethylbilane synthase has product MKKVIRIGTRDSELALWQAKTVQEQLKQLGYETTLVPVKSTGDLVLDKPLYAMGITGIFTKTLDVAMLNGSIDIAVHSMKDVPTLLPEGIVQTAVLERAAFEDILVTSGSFDATKACTIATGSLRRKAQWLHRYSHHEVVELRGNVNTRLQKLTDNNWQGAIFAKAGLERINLLPKNHTVLDWMIPAPAQGAMVVVALEHDTFCIEATSKLNHLNSYLCTHIEREFLNVLEGGCTAPIGALALVNEDIVQFKGVLFSLDGKTKLEIEKETKVESYKNFGRECALELLANSGKELMKNIKNELR; this is encoded by the coding sequence GTGAAAAAAGTAATTCGAATTGGCACCCGGGACAGTGAATTGGCGCTTTGGCAGGCGAAAACTGTTCAGGAGCAACTGAAGCAACTGGGTTATGAAACTACCTTAGTTCCGGTAAAATCTACAGGAGATTTGGTCCTGGACAAGCCTCTTTATGCCATGGGAATCACGGGAATCTTTACCAAAACCCTCGATGTTGCCATGCTAAACGGGAGTATCGACATTGCAGTGCATAGCATGAAGGACGTGCCTACCCTTTTGCCGGAAGGCATTGTTCAAACGGCCGTTTTGGAACGAGCGGCTTTTGAAGATATTTTGGTTACAAGCGGCTCTTTTGACGCAACCAAGGCGTGTACCATTGCAACAGGAAGTCTTAGGAGGAAAGCACAATGGCTACACCGGTATTCGCATCATGAAGTTGTGGAATTACGAGGCAATGTAAATACCCGACTGCAAAAACTTACAGACAACAATTGGCAGGGAGCCATTTTTGCCAAGGCAGGTTTGGAGCGAATCAATCTACTTCCAAAAAACCATACTGTTCTGGACTGGATGATTCCGGCACCGGCACAGGGCGCTATGGTAGTGGTAGCCTTAGAGCATGACACCTTTTGTATTGAGGCTACTTCCAAATTAAATCATCTTAACTCATACCTTTGCACGCATATAGAACGTGAATTTCTGAATGTTCTGGAAGGAGGATGTACAGCACCAATTGGAGCGTTAGCATTGGTTAATGAAGATATTGTTCAGTTTAAAGGGGTGTTGTTTTCCTTAGACGGAAAAACAAAACTTGAAATTGAAAAAGAAACCAAGGTAGAGAGTTATAAAAACTTCGGCAGGGAGTGTGCTTTAGAATTACTCGCAAACAGCGGCAAAGAATTGATGAAAAACATCAAAAATGAGCTTAGGTAA
- a CDS encoding uroporphyrinogen-III synthase, with amino-acid sequence MSLGKSPILLSTKVLTESQKASIISNGIALIDYNAINVTLKPTFTPKKVKNAIFSSKNAVKSIKKYNSDLFSGNIENCFSVGKTTTQFLTENGQKVTKTTQNASELAEFIIKNHKNDAFYFFCGSRRRDDIPAALKKAKIEHFEVKTYQTELKPRYFDEIFDGILFFSPSGVESFVAENKIAQSTAFCIGATTASKAKKYTKNVQLATTASINSTIELAVNTLKNDKN; translated from the coding sequence ATGAGCTTAGGTAAATCTCCCATACTACTTTCTACAAAGGTTCTTACCGAATCTCAAAAAGCATCCATAATTTCAAACGGGATTGCCTTAATTGATTACAACGCCATTAACGTGACTCTGAAACCTACTTTTACGCCAAAAAAGGTCAAAAATGCGATTTTTTCGAGCAAAAATGCGGTAAAATCGATTAAAAAGTACAATTCTGACCTCTTTTCAGGAAATATTGAAAATTGTTTCAGTGTGGGTAAAACCACAACGCAGTTTTTAACTGAAAATGGGCAAAAAGTGACAAAAACAACTCAAAATGCTTCAGAATTAGCCGAATTTATAATAAAAAACCATAAAAATGATGCATTTTACTTTTTCTGCGGAAGTAGAAGAAGAGATGATATTCCTGCTGCATTGAAAAAGGCAAAAATTGAGCATTTTGAAGTAAAAACGTACCAAACTGAGCTAAAACCACGTTATTTTGATGAAATATTCGACGGAATCCTGTTTTTTAGCCCTAGTGGAGTGGAAAGTTTTGTTGCTGAAAATAAAATAGCACAGAGTACTGCTTTTTGCATAGGTGCAACGACCGCTTCAAAAGCAAAAAAATATACTAAAAATGTACAGCTTGCTACAACTGCATCAATTAATAGTACAATTGAGCTGGCTGTAAATACATTGAAAAATGACAAAAATTAA
- the hemE gene encoding uroporphyrinogen decarboxylase: protein MTKIKNDLFLRALNGETVDRPPVWMMRQAGRYLPEFMEIKEKYDFFTRCQTPELASEITIQPIRRYGMDAAILFSDILVIPQAMNIHVEMKPGLGPWLPNPIRSQKDLERVIVPDIHESLGYVMEAIKMTKEKLNDDIPLIGFAGSPWTILCYCVQGQGSKNFDIAKEFCFTQPLAAHELLQKITDTTILYLKEKVKAGVNAVQIFDSWGGMLSPEDYQEFSWQYMQQIIDALKDETHVIAFGKGCWFALDKMAKSGASALGVDWTCSAKNARYLTGGKITLQGNFDPTRLFSPPAEIKKRVTQMINEFGKDRYIVNLGHGILPNIPLENAKAFIDAVKEYKAEN, encoded by the coding sequence ATGACAAAAATTAAAAACGACTTATTTCTTCGAGCCTTGAATGGGGAAACCGTAGATCGTCCTCCTGTGTGGATGATGCGACAAGCCGGGCGCTATTTACCCGAGTTTATGGAGATAAAGGAAAAATACGACTTCTTTACCCGGTGTCAGACACCCGAACTTGCCAGTGAAATTACCATCCAACCCATTAGAAGATACGGGATGGATGCGGCTATCCTGTTTAGTGATATTCTGGTTATTCCACAAGCCATGAACATTCATGTCGAGATGAAACCCGGTCTGGGTCCCTGGCTTCCCAATCCCATTCGGTCGCAAAAAGATCTGGAGCGCGTAATTGTACCCGATATTCATGAATCTCTGGGTTATGTTATGGAGGCTATTAAAATGACAAAGGAAAAACTAAACGATGACATTCCGTTAATTGGTTTTGCCGGGAGTCCGTGGACGATACTTTGCTATTGTGTACAGGGGCAGGGAAGTAAAAACTTCGACATTGCCAAAGAATTTTGTTTTACGCAACCGTTAGCTGCGCACGAATTGCTTCAGAAAATAACAGATACCACCATCTTATATTTAAAAGAGAAGGTAAAAGCAGGAGTAAATGCCGTTCAAATCTTTGACAGCTGGGGCGGGATGTTGTCTCCCGAAGATTATCAGGAGTTCAGCTGGCAGTATATGCAACAGATAATTGACGCTCTTAAAGATGAAACGCATGTAATTGCTTTTGGAAAAGGATGTTGGTTTGCACTCGATAAAATGGCAAAAAGTGGTGCTTCGGCTTTGGGTGTGGATTGGACCTGCTCTGCAAAAAATGCTCGTTACCTCACAGGAGGAAAGATAACCTTGCAAGGAAATTTTGATCCTACAAGATTGTTTAGTCCGCCGGCGGAAATTAAAAAGAGGGTAACGCAAATGATTAATGAATTTGGAAAAGACAGATATATTGTAAATTTAGGACACGGGATTCTCCCAAATATTCCATTAGAAAATGCAAAGGCATTTATTGATGCCGTAAAAGAATATAAGGCAGAAAATTGA